In Tachysurus fulvidraco isolate hzauxx_2018 chromosome 9, HZAU_PFXX_2.0, whole genome shotgun sequence, the sequence GACTGACACTGATGATCAATTCTACATGCGGAATCTGGTAACGTCTGATAAAAAGGTTCCAATCGTGTTCGGCCAAATATATTAcgatataaataaattaaataaaaaataaatagaagtaaATTATAAATCAATTTGGAATctgtgctttaaataaaaatcagcatTGAAAAAAATGATTGAATCAAATTTTTAAAGGAAGGACCAATCACTGTAATTCCACTTGTGATAAACACAGATGTGAAAAGTCATGGCAAAGTCATTACTGACAAAACTAATGATATAGAATTCTTCATCAGCAAGCTAAACTGCACTGTAACTATCTCTAATTCAGGGGTTACATTTCAGtaattgaatatattttatttttcggCGGTAgaagacggatggatggatggatgaatatattttagaaaAGCTGATGATTTTATGTGGAATTCCATATCAAATCTTCTAAAATTTGGTAAAACCAAAGTACTGAATACAACGTGTGGTTTCCTAAAACAAATTTGGCACCTCTAGTTTAACTAACACAACATTTCTACACAactattatatacattttaataactaATTAACAGTAGCCTAAAGTAAATTACATTGTTCTCGGGTATGAGGAATTTACGTATCTGTATGTGTTGAGTAAATGTTTTCCTTCTCACGCTGCCAAATGTCCACTTAAAACTGAACTGTCATTTATTCAATTTTACTATACAAACATCCACAATCAGCAGAGTCATGAGTTTATAATCATTGGCTTATTGGCAGTTCAGGTAagctgtgtgtggttttttcCTCAGGCTCCTTTACTGCAGAAGGTggcctttttttcctcttccgtGTTGCTctactgccccctgctggagttGGTTGGAGTTGTTGCTCTGTGATTTGCTTTAATAAAACTTCTACACTCTGCTCCATGACAAAGCTTAACGTGTTCTGCTCTTCTTTAGAAAACCTCCCCAAAACATGTCTGTCCACGGGTGTGTTTCCTGAGGGTCTCCCGATCCCGATTCGCAGTCGTGGCATAACCTATGACAATTACAACACAGTATTGTTGTATAGAAGTAAACTTCATCTATGAcctttggatttgttttttttccaatattGGTTTTCAAAGCAATTGGAGACTTACATCTGTGTGAAGGCAGTCGATACAGGACCGGACACCATTGTGACCCCTGTcaataaaacaataagaaaCACAAGTCTGATTGCAACAacattcattttattgtataatCAGCCCCTGACTCACAGACTCCATTAGGATGATTATTGAGGCTTATAAGATGTGTACACAggactatttttaaaaatcccaCTCCTGAAGGAATTCTGACTTGTTTCAAGCCtccacatttattatttttgattatACCTGTTATTTATAGTCCCTATTTAATTTGCTGCTTCTAGTTCTCGAAATATAAACAGATGCGTTTTGACCTTGACCACAAAAATGTATCTACTGAACATAAATGAATGTTGTCTTGTGATGCAAGACAAGATAGTTATAGTTTCCATAACACTATAAATTCTGAATCATGCTCCCAATGGTAAAACCAAGGTTTTAAGAGTGACAAATGATACGATTTAGTCTACTTACTTAAAAAGGCTCAAGAACTCTTATGCCCTTAAAACGGCATAAAaataagcagagagagagagagagagagagagagagagagagagagagagagagagagagagattctgcaAACTGTACTAATGAGTGTAAATTGCAAACAGGTGACAAGATAACTTGGTGACAGCTCAGTATTTGTCATTTACATTCATgatatttggcagacactcttatccagagcaacttacatttatctcagttATGCAgccgagcaattgagggttaagggccttgctcaggggcccaggagtgacaGTTTGAACGCATGACCTTCTtattagtagtccaacaccttaaccactgagacaCCATAACCCCACTCGTGTACTAGGATGATTATTTTAACTAAATTAGATTTTGTTAATACTCATGTacatactttgtgtgtgtgtgttttttttttttttttacttttcttataCAAGCAATGGACtagtttaaatacaaaaattagtAAATCAACTTAAATAATACATCATAAGTGAATAGACAAATGATTTTTGTCATGCATTTTAATGCTAAATCTAAGCAAAGATGGTTAAGGATCTGCATCTGTACTGATAGATTTAGTCTAAAAAAAGATGCACTGTCCAGATTTATATGGCCTCATCAGGCTCTTCCATTAGTGTTAGCCTCTAGTGAAcataacaacataaataaattcagcaTCTGTGTTTTAATCTGGGATTTGATAAGTGACATGATGAAACGGCCCAAGTTAAACAGATGTTCATTTCcctttatgtaaaatattttaaacaagtgTTTCTGACCTTGCACTCCCTCCATGTTTGATGCCAATTTTTCCAAGTGGTTTGTCAAGTTCATCGTGTACCAAGACAATGTGCTCAGGTTGAATAGAAAATCTACttgctgaaaaacaaaaatcaacaacagtaaaaaataaaaacagatataaTACCCAGATCTTTTCCTAGGTTATTTAAACATCTGTGAACCAATACAGTAATTGACTCATAAATTGAATttgtgaatattaaatatatattttaataatgtagGTGTGAGACACTTCACACTCACCTGCCTTCGCCACACTCACTCCATTGACATTCATGAGCAGTTTTGGCCGGAGGAGGACAATTTGTGTGTCTTGAAAAGCCGTAACAATAACCTCTCCTGATACATGTCTGTCTGGTTTCCACTGATCAGACACTTGCAGACTCTCTGCCAGTGCTGCAAGCACAGCCATGCCAACGCTGTGCCGTGTGCCGTTCATACCAGGGTTCCCGAGTCCTACCACCTGAAAACATAGCATACACAGATCAGAGAAGTGAGGTTCCCTATGGTAGCTCTGGATTTTTGTTGTTTGGTTTCAATACAATAAGAAACAGAttaagtaagaaataaataaaaaaatgtaacggGCAGAGAGACAGGGGCTCTCTTATAGGAAAATCAATCAATGATGGAGTAGCTATCTTTAAGGTGAttcatttcctataacagcatgacacaaaatgcattttttagacaattaatacaattttttaaatttattttttaaaatatagtgAGCCTGGTTTGTTTACAATCTTAAACTTGTTTGGGGACATTTTGAATGCATGTTatgaaaatgttaattaatcatttttttaaagttaattaatcaattaatcaatgtGTTACTGTTGAACCCAACATTTAGTCATCTTTATTCAGAAAAATTGAGaacgaaaaggaaaaaaatagaatatactttcaaacaaagaatttttttttttaagtcttacCAGTTTCTTCCCTCTGGAAGTGATGGGTGTTATTTCACTAGACATCTTCTCACAATGTAAACTAGCTGAATTGCCCAACAGCAATTGTCTAACCATGTTAGTTATGATCCTCCTCATGTCATGGGACAGTTGATGAAGTGTAATATTTTGGCTGTATTGTTAATGAATACAGCTCCCTAACACACAGTCCACTCCTTCATAATCCAACTGCTGGTAGTTTTTTAAGGAAAAGCCTTTTATCCAAAACGTTCCTTTCCTTTCCAGTAAAACTCACACATGTCAAGAACATTGACGGAGGTTAGCATTACcggttagcattagcatttggATGCCAAATATCGCCAAATGAGACATATTAGGATCAGAATAAGAAGGAACTTTATTGCCAAGTGCGCATGcgcatacaaaaaaaatcagatgagaattaaaaaagaaaaaatataaaaagacacatatgtaaatacgaatagataaaaaaataaaaataaaaaaacaaattggaaaaaacaaataaatggtaTGTACAATTGTGCTATAgattatagaatagaatagaatagaatagaatagaatagaatagaatagaatgctgggatgtactaggatggaggtggaaacaaataaatagatgatTATTGCACACTGTTATTGCGTGTCTACTGCTTTTCTGTTTGAAcgacatctatctatctatctatctatctatctatctatctatctatctatctatctatctatctatctatctgtctgtctgtctgtctgtctgtttgtttgtttgtttattgttaaaaaccCTATTTAAATCTGTAACAATGCTGCACGCATACTATTGTTTTTTCCACGACATGGCAACTTAAGTTTAAAGCGCGTCATCAGACAGGAACATTGTTAGACGCTGATGCTGGGTGCGCCATCTCGAGGATTAAACGTTACAATGCAATATGAGATgagaaagtaaagtaaaaaaaatatttaaaatgcaaCTTGGTAAAGTGAGTagggaaataaataatgcaAGTAAAATAACCAGAAGTATGAAAATAAGTTGGTAAATGTGTAAATTCGTTCctcgttaaaaaaaaagtacaaaaaagcaTAGATTTACTTAACTAACACTTAATACTTTGTTGAATACTTAGTGAGGATACAGTCACATATTTATCTGGAAATGATTTAAGCACAAATAATCTTCACAATAATcttcatcttaaaaaaaaaatactcaggTAGGTATTTCAGTGGTTAAATTCACCTGTTCAGTTTATCTTGTCTGTAAGATACAAGCTGTGAGTTGCCTGAAATAAACATGTCTGGTGTTTGGCTATTAAATAAGTTAAgattaataatttattgtaattttttttattattattattatcagcgGCTTTATTATGTCTTTTCAGGGTCTCGAcatgactttttttaaatattgtttcttgtatttttttaataaaatgtttatttgttcattttataagttaacagcaaaaaaaatatttttatatttatatttttatattatttgatttattttgcacaGTACAACGTATGGGTGTTTGTTTCGCATTAGCCATTTCCG encodes:
- the ptrh1 gene encoding probable peptidyl-tRNA hydrolase gives rise to the protein MRRIITNMVRQLLLGNSASLHCEKMSSEITPITSRGKKLVVGLGNPGMNGTRHSVGMAVLAALAESLQVSDQWKPDRHVSGEVIVTAFQDTQIVLLRPKLLMNVNGVSVAKAASRFSIQPEHIVLVHDELDKPLGKIGIKHGGSARGHNGVRSCIDCLHTDVMPRLRIGIGRPSGNTPVDRHVLGRFSKEEQNTLSFVMEQSVEVLLKQITEQQLQPTPAGGSRATRKRKKRPPSAVKEPEEKTTHSLPELPISQ